In one window of Fimbriimonadaceae bacterium DNA:
- a CDS encoding Xaa-Pro dipeptidyl-peptidase has translation MRPLKLSLGRIALIGSLLTVAALAIAQSAKPVFEDGQSQVVPAFSNAAEWIRERLWVETEFDSDLDGKRDRMHVDVTRPRQTETEGLKVPVIYESSPYFAGTTSGQAILWDVRQEVDSDPPPRTTHPDIPFDATRTSISNSQVRTWVPRGFAVVHSEAPGTGLSQGCPTIGGAPERLAPKAVIDWLNGRAKGFTTPDGQKEVKATWCTGKVGMTGTSYNGTIPVAAATTGVDGLEAIIPIAPNTSYYHYYRSNGLVRSPGGYLGEDVDSLYDFINSGDPARRARANELYRDGAFVKGRARNTGDYNAFWADRDLLRFVGNIKCAVLMSHAFNVWNVVPEHSVRISEALKGKVPLVQYFHQGGHGGGPPLELMNKWFTRFLYGVKNGVEDGPKAYIVREAPPGAPGGRRGPQQAATPYADYPNPEASPVTFAPSSGGNKVGGLTVDSTPGQGREVLVDDVAFNAPSLALAAESPNRLIYATPELVAPVHISGTVRVTIRLASSKSAANLSVYLVQLPWTEGPIGTSNLITRGWADPQNAKSLVSGGDYHSMEPGTPLQPGEFVTLTFDLEPDDQIVPAGKRIALMILSSDRDFTVWPAPGTRLTLDLDATRVRIPVVGGRTAFEKALGR, from the coding sequence ATGCGCCCACTCAAGTTGTCGCTTGGCCGTATTGCCCTGATCGGCAGTCTGCTGACTGTCGCCGCCCTTGCCATCGCCCAAAGCGCGAAGCCGGTGTTCGAGGACGGGCAGTCGCAGGTCGTGCCCGCCTTTTCGAACGCGGCCGAGTGGATCCGCGAGCGGCTCTGGGTGGAGACGGAGTTCGATTCCGACCTGGACGGCAAACGCGACCGCATGCACGTGGACGTGACGCGGCCGAGGCAGACGGAAACCGAGGGGTTGAAGGTGCCGGTGATCTACGAGTCCTCGCCCTACTTTGCAGGGACGACGTCCGGCCAAGCGATCCTCTGGGACGTGCGCCAAGAGGTGGATTCCGATCCGCCCCCGCGCACGACGCACCCCGACATCCCCTTTGATGCGACCCGCACGAGTATCTCCAACTCTCAGGTGCGCACCTGGGTACCGCGCGGGTTTGCGGTCGTGCACTCGGAGGCGCCGGGCACCGGCCTCTCGCAGGGGTGCCCCACAATCGGGGGCGCGCCGGAGCGGTTGGCGCCGAAAGCGGTGATCGACTGGCTGAACGGCCGCGCCAAGGGGTTCACGACTCCCGACGGGCAGAAGGAGGTCAAGGCCACCTGGTGCACGGGCAAGGTCGGCATGACGGGCACGTCGTACAACGGCACGATTCCCGTTGCCGCGGCCACCACCGGCGTGGACGGGCTCGAGGCGATCATTCCCATCGCTCCCAACACGTCGTACTACCACTACTACCGATCCAACGGCCTCGTGCGGAGCCCCGGAGGGTATTTGGGCGAGGACGTCGACTCGCTCTACGACTTCATCAACAGCGGCGACCCGGCCCGTCGCGCTCGCGCGAACGAGCTGTACCGGGACGGGGCATTTGTGAAGGGTCGGGCGCGAAACACAGGCGATTACAACGCGTTCTGGGCCGATCGCGACCTGCTTCGTTTCGTCGGCAACATCAAGTGCGCGGTGTTGATGTCGCACGCGTTCAACGTCTGGAACGTCGTGCCGGAACACAGTGTGCGGATCAGCGAGGCGCTCAAGGGCAAGGTACCGCTGGTGCAGTATTTCCACCAAGGCGGGCACGGCGGCGGGCCACCCCTGGAGCTGATGAACAAGTGGTTCACGCGCTTCCTCTACGGGGTGAAGAACGGCGTGGAGGACGGTCCCAAGGCGTACATCGTGCGCGAGGCGCCTCCGGGAGCCCCGGGCGGGCGAAGGGGCCCCCAGCAGGCGGCCACCCCTTACGCGGACTACCCGAATCCCGAGGCCTCTCCGGTCACCTTCGCGCCCTCCTCGGGCGGGAACAAGGTGGGCGGGCTGACAGTGGATTCGACGCCCGGCCAAGGTCGCGAGGTGCTCGTCGACGACGTGGCGTTCAACGCGCCGTCGCTCGCACTCGCGGCGGAGTCGCCGAACCGCTTGATCTACGCTACGCCCGAACTTGTCGCGCCGGTGCACATCTCGGGCACCGTGCGTGTGACGATCCGGCTCGCCTCGAGCAAGTCGGCGGCGAACCTGTCGGTGTACCTCGTGCAACTGCCATGGACCGAGGGGCCGATCGGCACGTCGAACCTCATCACGCGCGGGTGGGCGGATCCGCAGAACGCGAAGTCGCTCGTGAGCGGTGGCGACTACCACTCGATGGAGCCCGGCACGCCTCTTCAACCCGGCGAGTTCGTGACGCTCACCTTCGATCTGGAGCCGGACGACCAGATCGTTCCCGCGGGCAAGCGGATCGCGCTGATGATCCTCTCCAGCGACCGCGACTTCACGGTGTGGCCGGCGCCTGGGACGCGACTCACGTTGGACCTCGATGCCACGCGCGTCCGAATCCCGGTGGTGGGCGGCAGGACGGCGTTCGAGAAAGCGCTGGGGCGATAG
- a CDS encoding nitroreductase family protein, with product MDLSPLLTSHRSIRRYKPDPIDPALIEKVCHEAIIGTSSSGNLNSVSIVLTRDPERKRRLFELHSEQEMILQAPLVMTFCADWWRTREWLRLRGARDNFNNLLGYHVGAYDAMILAQSVCLGFQDEGLGICYMGTTLFKLREIGEALGLPETCIPVTTIVVGYPDEDPPKRDRLPLQAFLHDETYRMPTPEEIDEVYAEREVRGWERYMAYPELEAMAKERGITTLAQFYTSEIKYDPEFFAECSKDILQVLKEKGFLP from the coding sequence GTGGACCTCTCCCCTCTGCTGACCTCGCACCGCTCGATCCGCCGGTACAAGCCGGACCCCATCGACCCCGCCCTGATCGAAAAGGTCTGTCACGAAGCCATCATCGGGACGTCCTCCTCGGGGAATCTCAACTCGGTCTCGATCGTCCTCACCCGAGACCCCGAGCGGAAACGCCGCCTGTTCGAGCTTCACTCCGAGCAAGAGATGATCCTCCAGGCCCCGCTCGTGATGACGTTCTGCGCCGACTGGTGGCGGACCCGCGAATGGCTGCGCCTGCGCGGCGCGCGGGACAATTTCAACAACCTCCTCGGGTACCACGTCGGGGCGTACGACGCGATGATCCTCGCCCAAAGCGTGTGCCTGGGATTCCAAGACGAGGGGCTGGGCATCTGTTACATGGGCACGACGCTCTTCAAACTTCGCGAAATCGGCGAAGCGCTCGGCCTTCCGGAGACCTGCATCCCCGTCACGACGATCGTGGTCGGCTACCCGGACGAAGACCCGCCCAAGCGGGACCGCCTCCCGCTCCAAGCGTTCCTGCACGACGAGACCTACCGGATGCCGACCCCCGAGGAGATCGACGAGGTGTACGCCGAACGCGAGGTTCGGGGATGGGAACGCTACATGGCCTACCCCGAGCTCGAAGCCATGGCGAAGGAGCGGGGAATCACCACCCTCGCCCAGTTCTACACCAGCGAAATCAAGTACGACCCCGAGTTCTTCGCCGAGTGCTCGAAGGACATCCTGCAGGTCCTGAAGGAGAAGGGGTTCCTGCCCTAG
- a CDS encoding Gfo/Idh/MocA family oxidoreductase: MRRALLVGAGGMGRAWAKNLAAHPDVELAGWVDVRPGAAEDAARELELEVAHCGSGFEVAIPIVAPEFVVDVTPPEVHRDITVAALGHGLPVLGEKPMAASMEQARAMVAAADRAGKLYMVSQSRRYIAEQTAFRRAIQDQLGPLGVLNADFFIGAHFGGFRDAMASPLVLDMAIHTFDQARFLSGRDPISVYAEEFNPSWSWYRGDACATALFEMEGGLRFTYRGSWCAEGLHTSWDGDWRAVGPNGSAKWEGGSVPVVQTVKNVGGFHSDMEESSPDVVPQKGGIEGSLEEFLAALGGGPVPNGECHDNIKSLAMVFAAIRSSQEGRRVPIGEVLQPAGA, encoded by the coding sequence GTGCGTCGCGCGCTTCTGGTCGGAGCGGGCGGCATGGGCCGGGCTTGGGCGAAGAACCTCGCCGCGCATCCGGACGTGGAGCTGGCCGGTTGGGTGGACGTTCGCCCCGGGGCCGCCGAGGACGCCGCGCGCGAGCTGGAATTGGAGGTCGCGCACTGCGGCAGCGGCTTCGAAGTGGCGATCCCGATCGTCGCACCCGAGTTTGTGGTGGACGTGACGCCCCCCGAGGTGCACCGCGACATCACGGTGGCTGCGCTGGGCCACGGGCTCCCGGTGTTGGGCGAGAAGCCGATGGCTGCGAGCATGGAGCAGGCGCGGGCGATGGTGGCGGCGGCCGACCGTGCGGGAAAGCTCTACATGGTGAGCCAAAGCCGCCGCTACATCGCGGAGCAGACCGCGTTTCGCCGGGCGATTCAGGACCAACTCGGCCCGCTCGGCGTCCTCAACGCCGACTTCTTCATCGGCGCGCACTTCGGGGGCTTTCGCGACGCGATGGCGAGTCCACTGGTGCTCGACATGGCCATCCACACGTTCGACCAGGCGCGGTTCCTCTCGGGGCGGGACCCGATCAGCGTCTACGCCGAGGAGTTCAACCCGTCGTGGAGCTGGTATCGGGGAGACGCGTGCGCGACGGCGCTTTTCGAGATGGAGGGCGGGCTGCGGTTCACGTACCGCGGAAGCTGGTGCGCCGAGGGGCTGCACACGAGTTGGGACGGTGACTGGCGCGCGGTCGGCCCCAACGGGTCGGCGAAGTGGGAGGGGGGCTCGGTGCCGGTGGTTCAGACCGTGAAGAATGTGGGCGGATTCCACAGCGACATGGAGGAGTCTTCGCCGGACGTGGTTCCGCAAAAGGGCGGCATCGAGGGTTCGTTGGAGGAGTTTCTCGCGGCCCTTGGCGGCGGACCCGTTCCCAACGGGGAGTGCCACGACAACATCAAGAGCCTGGCGATGGTGTTCGCGGCCATCCGGTCTTCGCAGGAGGGCCGTCGCGTGCCCATCGGGGAAGTGCTGCAGCCGGCCGGGGCATAA
- a CDS encoding thiamine pyrophosphate-dependent enzyme, whose translation MPRHAHRPDLEGGGGVSASGLGDHLHVDTCEFILRSGNTNCAGCGMSLALQLLQRGMGDEPLTLCIPACCGIVTAGAFPTSAYGVPVIATTFASAAAVASGVSTVAQLNGDPGHTAVWAGDGGTYDIGMATLSAAAERNEDVLYFCYDNEVYGNTGGQRSGATPEGAVTSTTPGGKLRPKKDVAAILAAHKVPYVATLSAAHQEDFLRKLETAKGIRGFRFLLIHSPCPVGWKSDPADSVELLRLAVSSGLFPLYEVFDGERYRLNAGPDGTSVEEYFKRQGRFRKGTVDVAHVERAIADRWARLELLEAMCPADVE comes from the coding sequence ATGCCGCGACACGCCCACCGACCCGATCTGGAAGGGGGTGGCGGCGTGAGCGCGAGCGGGCTGGGCGACCACCTGCACGTCGACACGTGCGAGTTCATCCTGCGCTCGGGCAACACCAACTGCGCGGGCTGCGGCATGTCCTTGGCGCTGCAGCTGCTGCAGCGCGGGATGGGCGATGAGCCGCTCACCCTTTGCATTCCCGCCTGCTGCGGCATCGTGACCGCGGGGGCGTTTCCCACCTCTGCGTACGGGGTGCCGGTGATCGCCACGACGTTCGCCTCGGCGGCGGCCGTTGCGAGCGGCGTGAGCACCGTGGCGCAACTCAACGGCGACCCGGGCCACACGGCGGTGTGGGCGGGCGACGGCGGCACGTACGACATCGGCATGGCCACCCTCTCCGCCGCGGCCGAGCGGAACGAGGACGTGCTCTACTTCTGCTACGACAACGAGGTCTACGGCAACACGGGCGGCCAGCGAAGCGGCGCGACGCCCGAGGGTGCGGTGACGAGCACGACGCCCGGCGGCAAGCTGCGTCCGAAGAAGGACGTCGCGGCCATCCTCGCCGCGCACAAGGTGCCGTATGTCGCCACGCTTTCCGCAGCGCACCAGGAGGATTTCCTTCGGAAGCTGGAGACGGCGAAGGGTATTCGCGGGTTCCGCTTCCTCCTGATCCACTCGCCGTGCCCCGTGGGGTGGAAGTCCGATCCGGCGGACTCGGTCGAGCTGTTGCGCCTGGCGGTGTCGAGCGGCTTGTTCCCGCTTTACGAGGTGTTCGACGGCGAGCGGTACCGCCTCAACGCGGGGCCCGACGGCACCTCGGTCGAGGAGTACTTCAAGCGCCAGGGCCGGTTCCGGAAGGGAACGGTGGACGTCGCGCACGTGGAGAGGGCCATCGCGGACCGCTGGGCGCGGCTCGAGCTTCTCGAGGCGATGTGCCCCGCCGACGTCGAGTGA
- a CDS encoding TlpA family protein disulfide reductase: MRAFFHSISWVAILMVASVLAHAEGVGVGSPAPALAVKTWYKGKPVKQFDPKKTYVVEFWATWCGPCRESIPHLTELAKQYRDVTFLGLSIWEEDNGTNVKAFVDKMGAQMDYHVGYAGNKDGMAATWMDAADQRGIPTAFVIDGGKVAWIGHPMELEEPLKQLKAGTFDIEASKARFEKQAAEARFAALTEKLIADIRTDLQAGHLDAAKAKCTDFEKQYPGEVGRLAGVKLQILLKEDPTAADAKLVEMAASKDEATTQTLIMLAMDQLSPAGDKVLGDRIMGLMVDSAGKGDVIRYYFGAIYAMQRGDKKHAFDRAERGLAELPNSEQKDNADLKQALEDLKKEASKGSGV, from the coding sequence ATGCGCGCGTTCTTTCATTCGATTTCTTGGGTTGCCATCCTGATGGTTGCCTCGGTGCTGGCTCATGCCGAGGGCGTCGGTGTGGGTTCGCCTGCGCCGGCCCTTGCGGTCAAGACGTGGTACAAGGGCAAGCCGGTCAAGCAGTTCGATCCCAAGAAGACCTATGTGGTCGAGTTTTGGGCGACGTGGTGCGGACCTTGTCGTGAGAGCATCCCGCATCTCACCGAACTCGCCAAGCAGTACCGGGACGTCACGTTCCTAGGCCTCAGCATCTGGGAGGAGGACAATGGCACCAACGTCAAGGCGTTCGTGGACAAGATGGGCGCGCAGATGGACTATCACGTGGGCTATGCCGGAAACAAGGACGGGATGGCAGCCACTTGGATGGATGCCGCGGACCAGCGCGGAATCCCGACCGCCTTCGTGATCGACGGTGGCAAAGTGGCGTGGATCGGCCATCCGATGGAGCTTGAAGAGCCGCTGAAACAGCTCAAGGCCGGGACGTTCGACATCGAGGCGTCGAAGGCTCGATTTGAGAAGCAGGCGGCGGAGGCGCGATTCGCCGCTCTAACCGAGAAGCTGATCGCGGACATCCGCACGGATCTTCAGGCCGGCCACCTCGACGCGGCGAAGGCCAAGTGCACCGACTTCGAGAAGCAGTACCCCGGGGAAGTGGGCCGTCTCGCCGGGGTGAAGCTGCAGATCCTCCTCAAGGAAGACCCCACGGCCGCGGACGCGAAGTTGGTGGAGATGGCGGCGTCCAAGGACGAGGCCACCACCCAGACCCTGATCATGCTCGCGATGGATCAGCTGAGCCCCGCGGGCGACAAGGTCCTTGGCGATCGAATCATGGGCCTGATGGTCGATAGCGCAGGCAAAGGCGATGTGATCCGCTACTACTTTGGCGCCATCTATGCGATGCAGCGCGGAGACAAGAAGCACGCTTTCGATCGGGCGGAGCGCGGCCTCGCCGAGTTGCCGAACAGCGAGCAGAAGGACAACGCCGATCTGAAGCAGGCCCTCGAGGACCTCAAGAAGGAAGCATCCAAGGGTTCGGGGGTCTAG
- a CDS encoding substrate-binding domain-containing protein has protein sequence MKRLKTLACVVATLLLVGCQSGTGGTASNAGAGAPKDGKKFKIGVSFPAADHGWTAGLGYWARRAVKDYPDVDWIVEDAKGPDEQINDLQNMQAEGVDAVVVVTTEAVPVTPIAKKLREAGILIVNVSGNFAEPVADVFIEGDNKAFGRRSAEYMVQKLGGKGKIAILEGIPISVNTDRVEAALAVFKQYPGIQIVARDTGMWNREVAQKVTENMLVNNPQIDAVWAADDDMALGVEIALKAAGRDKNIWILGGGGMKDIVKRVMDGDPLYPGDITYPPSMIGFGIQTTVAMLRAGKENARPYTPRHIVLDLDLITPENAKEYYFPDSVY, from the coding sequence ATGAAGCGGTTGAAGACTCTGGCTTGCGTTGTCGCCACGCTCCTGTTGGTGGGTTGCCAGTCCGGCACGGGAGGCACGGCTTCCAATGCGGGAGCCGGGGCACCGAAGGACGGCAAGAAGTTCAAGATCGGCGTGTCGTTTCCCGCCGCCGACCACGGTTGGACCGCGGGGCTCGGCTACTGGGCGCGGCGCGCGGTGAAGGACTATCCCGACGTGGACTGGATCGTCGAGGACGCCAAGGGCCCCGACGAGCAGATCAACGACTTGCAGAACATGCAGGCCGAGGGCGTGGACGCGGTCGTGGTGGTGACCACCGAGGCCGTTCCGGTCACTCCGATCGCGAAGAAGCTGCGCGAGGCGGGCATCCTGATCGTCAACGTGAGCGGCAACTTCGCCGAGCCGGTCGCCGACGTGTTCATCGAGGGCGACAACAAGGCGTTCGGGCGGCGGTCGGCCGAGTACATGGTTCAGAAGCTGGGCGGGAAGGGCAAGATCGCGATCCTCGAGGGCATTCCGATCTCGGTGAACACGGACCGCGTCGAGGCGGCGCTGGCGGTGTTCAAGCAGTACCCGGGCATCCAGATCGTCGCGCGCGACACGGGCATGTGGAATCGCGAGGTCGCGCAGAAGGTGACGGAGAACATGCTCGTGAACAACCCCCAGATCGACGCGGTGTGGGCGGCGGACGACGACATGGCGCTGGGGGTCGAGATCGCGCTGAAGGCCGCGGGCCGGGACAAGAACATCTGGATTCTGGGCGGCGGGGGCATGAAGGACATCGTGAAGCGCGTGATGGACGGCGATCCGCTGTATCCCGGAGACATCACGTATCCGCCGTCGATGATCGGGTTCGGGATTCAGACGACCGTAGCGATGCTGCGTGCGGGGAAGGAGAACGCGCGGCCGTACACGCCGCGGCACATCGTGCTGGACCTCGACCTCATCACGCCGGAGAACGCGAAGGAGTATTACTTCCCGGACTCGGTGTACTAG